In Micromonospora ferruginea, the sequence AGAAGGCGGATCAAGATCGTGACTCAGTCTGTGCACCAGCGGATCGCCGAGGAGCTCGGGGTCGCCGAGCGTCAGGTCCGGGCGGCCGTGGAGCTGCTCGACGGCGGCGCCACCGTGCCGTTCATCGCCCGCTACCGCAAGGAGGCCACCGGCACCCTCGACGACGCGCAGCTGCGCACGCTGGAGGAGCGGCTGCGCTACCTGCGGGAGCTGGACGAGCGGCGCGCCGCGGTGCTGGAGTCGATCCGGGGCCAGGGCAAGCTGGACGAGGCGCTGGAGGCGCAGATCCTCGCGGCCGACTCGAAGTCCCGCCTGGAGGACATCTACCTGCCCTACAAGCCGAAGCGGCGGACCCGCGCGCAGATCGCCCGCGAGGCCGGGTTGGAGCCGCTGGCCGACACGCTGCTCGCCGACCCGGCGCAGGACCCGAAGACGGTCGCGGCCGGCTTCGTGGACGCCGAGAAGGGCGTCGCCGACGCGGCCGCCGCGCTGGACGGGGCGCGGGCCGTCCTGATCGAGCGCTTCGCCGAGGACGCCGACCTGATCGGCACGCTGCGCGAGCAGATGTGGTCGCGGGGCCGGCTGGTCTCCCGAGTACGCGAGGGCCAGGACGCCGCCGGCGCCAAGTTCGCCGACTACTTCGACTTCGCCGAGCCGTACCCGAAGCTGCCCTCGCACCGGATCCTGGCCATGTTCCGGGGCGAGAAGGAAGGCGTGCTGGAGCTGACCATGGACCCCGAGGCCGAGGGCGACGCCGGCGCGGCCACCGGGCCCAGCCGCTACGAGGCGGCCGTCGCCGGCCGGTTCGGCGTCAGCGACCGGGGGCGGCCCGCCGACCGGTGGCTGGCCGACACGGTGCGCTGGGCCTGGCGTACCCGGATCCTCATCCACCTCGGCGCGGACCTGCGGATGCGGCTGTGGCAGGCGGCCGAGGAGGAGGCGGTGCGGGTCTTCGCCACGAACCTGCGCGACCTGCTGCTCGCCGCGCCCGCCGGCGCACGCGCCACCATGGGCCTCGACCCGGGCCTGCGGACCGGCGTGAAGGTGGCCGTGGTCGACGCCACCGGCAAGGTGGTCGCCACCGACACCATCTATCCGCACGAGCCGCGCCGCCAGTGGGACGCGTCGCTGCACACGCTCGCCACGCTGGCCGCCGCACACGGCGTGGAGCTGGTCGCGATCGGCAACGGCACCGCCAGCCGGGAGACCGACAAGCTGGCCGGCGACCTGATCAAGCAGCATCCGGAGCTGACGCTGACCAAGGTGGTCGTCTCCGAGGCCGGCGCGTCGGTCTACTCCGCGTCCGCGTACGCCTCGCAGGAGCTGCCCGGCCTCGACGTCTCGCTGCGCGGCGCGGTCTCCATCGCCCGTCGCCTCCAGGATCCGCTCGCCGAGCTGGTGAAGATCGACCCGCGGTCCATCGGCGTCGGGCAGTACCAGCACGACCTGTCCGAGGTGAAGCTGTCCCGCTCCCTCGACGCGGTGGTCGAGGACTGCGTGAACGGGGTCGGCGTGGACGTCAACACCGCCTCCGCACCGCTGCTCACCCGGGTCTCCGGCATCGGCGCCGGGTTGGCCGAGAACATCGTGCTGCACCGCGACGCCAACGGGCCGTTCCGCAGCCGGTCGGAGTTGAAGAAGGTGGCGCGGCTCGGACCGAAGGCGTTCGAGCAGTGCGCCGGCTTCCTGCGCATCCCCGGCGGCGACGACCCGCTCGACTCGTCCAGCGTGCACCCCGAGGCGTACCCGGTGGTGCGCCGCATCCTCGCCTCCACCGGGCAGGACCTGCGCGCGCTGATCGGCAGGTCGGCCATCCTGCGCGGCCTGCGCGCCACCGACTTCGTGGACGACACGTTCGGCCTGCCCACCGTCACCGACATCCTGGCCGAGCTGGAGAAGCCCGGCCGGGATCCGCGACCGGAGTTCCGCACCGCGACGTTCGTCGAGGGCGTGGAGAAGATCGGCGACCTGACGCCGGGGATGGTGCTGGAGGGCGTGGTCACCAACGTGGCCGCGTTCGGCGCGTTCGTCGACGTCGGCGTGCACCAGGACGGCCTGGTGCACGTCTCGGCGATGTCGCACACGTTCGTCAAGGACCCGCGCGACGTGGTGAAGTCCGGCGACGTGGTGAAGGTGCGGGTGCTCGACGTGGACGTGCCGCGCAAGCGGATCTCGTTGACGTTGCGGCTGGAGGACGAGGCGCCGGCCGGGAGCGGGCGTCCTGCGGGCGGCGACGGCCGGCGGGAGCGCGGCGGCCAGGGTGGCGGTCCGCGTGGTGGCGGTCAGAGCCGGGGCGGACCGGGCGGCGGCCCGCGCGGTGGTGGTGAGGGCGGCGGCCAGCGCGGTGACCGAGGTGGCTCACGCGGCGGTCCGCAGCAGCGGCAGGGACGCGGCGGCGGGGCGTCCGCACCGGTCAACGACGCCATGGCGGAGGCGCTGCGCCGGGCCGGCCTGGCCTGACCTCGTCGCGGCCCGCCGAGCTGATGTCACGCCCGACTCAGCTCGGCGGGGCCCGGCGCGGGGAGTCGACGGGTCGGTCGGAGGGCGCGGATGCCGGCGTACCCTCGCCGGTGTGGGCGGGGACGACGACACGCGGTGGCGGGAACGGCAACGTGAGGCGGTGCGGGCACACGCGGAGGCCGCCGCCCGGGAACGGGCGGCGGAGCAGGCGCAGGCCACGGAGCTGGTCACCCGGTTCGCCGCCGAGGCACTGCGGCGCGGGCTGCCGGTCGACCGCCTGACGGCGACCGGCCACGACGGGCGTGGCCGCTACCGCACCGGGCTCACCGGCTGGTACGTCGATCGCGCGCGTAGCCGGGCGGTGGACACCGAGGGGCGGTACTACCTGCTCACCGTGCCGCCGAGCCTGCGCTCCCGGCTGCTCGGGGCCGAGCCCCGGCCCACCGCGCCGCCGCTGATCGTCGGGCGGGGTGGGCGGGACGGCGAGTCGGTGCCGCTGGCGACGCTGCTCAGCCGGCGTCTCGAGGCGGGCGACGGCTGGCGCTGACCGGCGTCGCGCCACGCTCGACCCGCTGTCGCGGCACCGCGTGGCCGGCCCGTCGTGCCACGTGCCGCCACCAGCACAGTTGGACGACCAGGGTGAGCAGGCCGGCCAGCACGATGGCGGCCAGGTTGATCACCAGTTGCAGGGCGGACCCGGCCGCCTCGTGCCACACCCCGTACGCGGTCGCGACGGCCACGTTCGCCGCCGCCGGCACGGTGGTCACGGAGATCAGCACCCCGACCAGCGAACCGGACTTCTTCGAGGTCAGTGAGAGCATGCCGGCGACGCCGGCGAGCAGTCCGACCACCCAGGAGAGGGCGTCCGGGCGCCAGATGAAATCGGTCAACGGCCGCTCGGCCAGCAGCATGTCCCGGTCGACGAGCCCG encodes:
- a CDS encoding Tex family protein — encoded protein: MQGGTHRRRRIKIVTQSVHQRIAEELGVAERQVRAAVELLDGGATVPFIARYRKEATGTLDDAQLRTLEERLRYLRELDERRAAVLESIRGQGKLDEALEAQILAADSKSRLEDIYLPYKPKRRTRAQIAREAGLEPLADTLLADPAQDPKTVAAGFVDAEKGVADAAAALDGARAVLIERFAEDADLIGTLREQMWSRGRLVSRVREGQDAAGAKFADYFDFAEPYPKLPSHRILAMFRGEKEGVLELTMDPEAEGDAGAATGPSRYEAAVAGRFGVSDRGRPADRWLADTVRWAWRTRILIHLGADLRMRLWQAAEEEAVRVFATNLRDLLLAAPAGARATMGLDPGLRTGVKVAVVDATGKVVATDTIYPHEPRRQWDASLHTLATLAAAHGVELVAIGNGTASRETDKLAGDLIKQHPELTLTKVVVSEAGASVYSASAYASQELPGLDVSLRGAVSIARRLQDPLAELVKIDPRSIGVGQYQHDLSEVKLSRSLDAVVEDCVNGVGVDVNTASAPLLTRVSGIGAGLAENIVLHRDANGPFRSRSELKKVARLGPKAFEQCAGFLRIPGGDDPLDSSSVHPEAYPVVRRILASTGQDLRALIGRSAILRGLRATDFVDDTFGLPTVTDILAELEKPGRDPRPEFRTATFVEGVEKIGDLTPGMVLEGVVTNVAAFGAFVDVGVHQDGLVHVSAMSHTFVKDPRDVVKSGDVVKVRVLDVDVPRKRISLTLRLEDEAPAGSGRPAGGDGRRERGGQGGGPRGGGQSRGGPGGGPRGGGEGGGQRGDRGGSRGGPQQRQGRGGGASAPVNDAMAEALRRAGLA